The following are from one region of the Paenibacillus sp. JZ16 genome:
- the arfA gene encoding arabinosylfuranosidase ArfA, giving the protein MTIRSNMLIDKHYAVSAVDPRIYGSFIEHLGRAVYGGIYEPGHPTAEADGFRRDALEAIKALKVPIVRYPGGNFVSGYNWEDGVGPKSERKRKLELAWWTTETNEVGTNDFAEWAKLAGTEVMMAVNLGTRGVDDARNFVEYCNHPSGSYWSDLRISHGYRKPHRFKTWCLGNEMDGPWQIGAKTAVEYGRLANEAAKVMRWVDPSIELVACGSSSRGISTFAEWEATVLDLAYEQVDYLSLHAYYNNNEGDTGNFLASSLDLDQFIASVTSICDYVQAKKRSKKKIMLSLDEWNVWHTIGSSRASERWQVAPPEFEDVYTFEDALAVGCYLITMLKHSDRVKMACLAQLINTIAPIMTETGGSLWLQTTYYPFLHASNFGRGTVLQSIVDSPKYDTKDFTDVPYLESVSVFDEEQGVLTIFAVNRHLEEPMELNVDVRSFEEVRLIEHIVLESDDLKAVNTKTEPNRVAPRSGGQSKVDKGRVHSVLSRASWNVIRLETTRI; this is encoded by the coding sequence ATGACAATCCGCTCCAACATGCTTATCGACAAGCATTATGCAGTTTCCGCTGTGGACCCCCGGATATACGGCTCTTTTATCGAACATTTGGGACGAGCCGTTTACGGCGGGATTTACGAACCTGGACATCCGACCGCCGAAGCCGACGGATTTCGGAGAGATGCGCTTGAAGCGATTAAGGCGCTCAAGGTCCCGATTGTCCGATACCCTGGCGGTAATTTCGTATCCGGATACAACTGGGAAGACGGTGTTGGTCCAAAGTCGGAGCGAAAGCGTAAGCTGGAGCTTGCCTGGTGGACAACAGAGACGAATGAGGTAGGAACGAACGATTTTGCGGAATGGGCCAAACTTGCCGGAACGGAAGTAATGATGGCCGTCAATCTCGGGACAAGGGGGGTGGATGATGCAAGAAATTTCGTAGAATACTGCAACCATCCTTCCGGTTCCTACTGGAGCGACCTGCGTATCTCCCATGGCTACCGCAAGCCCCACCGCTTCAAAACGTGGTGTCTCGGAAACGAAATGGACGGACCTTGGCAAATCGGAGCCAAGACGGCGGTAGAGTACGGACGGCTTGCTAACGAAGCGGCCAAAGTCATGCGCTGGGTAGACCCTTCCATCGAACTGGTCGCTTGCGGGAGTTCATCCCGGGGAATATCAACCTTTGCAGAGTGGGAAGCGACGGTCTTGGACCTCGCCTACGAGCAAGTTGATTACCTGTCGCTGCACGCTTATTACAACAATAACGAGGGAGATACGGGCAACTTCCTTGCAAGCTCGCTGGATCTTGACCAATTCATCGCCAGCGTGACTTCGATCTGCGACTATGTTCAAGCTAAAAAACGAAGCAAGAAGAAAATCATGCTCTCACTGGACGAATGGAACGTATGGCACACCATAGGCTCCAGCCGCGCCTCTGAGCGCTGGCAAGTTGCTCCTCCCGAGTTCGAGGACGTGTACACCTTTGAAGACGCGCTGGCCGTCGGCTGTTATCTGATTACGATGCTTAAGCATTCCGACCGTGTGAAGATGGCTTGCCTAGCTCAACTGATCAATACAATTGCTCCGATCATGACGGAGACAGGCGGATCACTCTGGCTACAGACAACTTACTATCCTTTCCTCCATGCTTCCAATTTCGGTAGAGGTACGGTTCTGCAGTCCATCGTTGATTCTCCCAAATACGATACTAAGGATTTTACGGATGTTCCCTATCTTGAATCGGTTAGCGTCTTCGATGAAGAACAGGGCGTTCTGACGATCTTTGCGGTAAATCGGCATCTTGAGGAACCCATGGAACTCAATGTCGACGTCCGCAGCTTTGAGGAGGTTCGTTTAATCGAACATATCGTTCTGGAGAGCGACGACTTGAAGGCGGTCAATACCAAGACCGAGCCGAACCGGGTCGCGCCTCGGTCCGGAGGCCAATCCAAGGTCGATAAAGGACGAGTGCATTCCGTGCTAAGCCGAGCTTCCTGGAACGTCATTCGCTTGGAGACAACAAGAATTTAA
- a CDS encoding ArsR/SmtB family transcription factor, which translates to MLISTDLDSLRVYEALASEVRLKIIEKLFEKERHVKELAAELFLSNAVVSGHIRKLEEAGIVGSKMKRIDGGTYKVCFVKLEFLQIKLSPDAPASLSFHELSLPIGHYTDYEVWPTCGIATTEKLIGQYDNPACFIEPERVNAGILWTAKGWVEYKIPNYLHKDQRLYEIEISLEIGSEAPRVNENWPSDICFFLNEKPLGVWRSPGDFGKTRGRLTPEWWHSDVNQYGLLKVLRIKETGTYIDGQRISDIGLCDIETNAMNWTFRIAAEDTGRGRGGLTLYGKGFGNYNQDIIVRSFYTYR; encoded by the coding sequence GTGTTGATTTCCACTGATTTGGATTCGCTTCGCGTGTATGAAGCGTTAGCCAGCGAAGTGCGATTAAAAATCATCGAAAAATTGTTTGAGAAAGAGAGACATGTGAAAGAGCTGGCAGCGGAGTTGTTCCTGAGTAACGCGGTCGTCAGCGGGCATATTCGTAAACTTGAAGAGGCCGGCATTGTCGGCAGTAAAATGAAGAGAATAGACGGAGGAACATACAAGGTTTGTTTTGTGAAGTTGGAGTTTCTGCAAATTAAGCTATCTCCAGATGCTCCTGCATCCCTAAGCTTCCACGAGTTATCCCTGCCCATCGGACATTATACGGATTACGAAGTCTGGCCGACCTGCGGCATCGCGACCACGGAGAAGCTTATCGGCCAATATGATAATCCGGCCTGTTTCATCGAGCCGGAGAGAGTGAACGCGGGCATTTTGTGGACCGCCAAAGGCTGGGTGGAATATAAAATTCCGAATTATTTGCATAAGGATCAGCGGCTATATGAGATTGAAATATCGCTGGAGATCGGTTCAGAAGCGCCGCGCGTGAATGAGAATTGGCCTTCAGACATTTGCTTTTTTCTCAATGAGAAGCCTTTAGGGGTATGGAGGAGCCCGGGTGACTTCGGGAAGACGCGGGGACGATTGACGCCGGAATGGTGGCATTCGGACGTGAATCAATACGGTTTATTGAAGGTGCTTCGAATCAAGGAGACAGGCACCTATATCGATGGGCAGAGAATTTCCGACATCGGTCTCTGTGATATTGAGACAAACGCGATGAATTGGACATTTCGAATTGCCGCGGAAGATACGGGACGGGGGCGAGGAGGCCTTACTCTCTATGGCAAAGGCTTCGGCAACTACAATCAAGATATCATCGTTAGAAGCTTTTATACTTACCGATAA
- a CDS encoding RICIN domain-containing protein, producing the protein MVFLKLRSRFPKVLSKMLCFALVLASFAALVSNETAEAAVSPLITSYKPQVQNVDTNVSYTHSSGNTVSGVIHHPGIAVRQMDLDNMRDHVRAGDEPWNAAFQAFAADSQSSKSPRIYYEDNYMFKHFQGPWGFTNPETGVYYNNPAEYVGMRANTDSETAFMQAIMWYITGDETYRANAMKIIRSYSSAEDCVTHTNFRFATMSYLLSAAAEILRYSDTPTASLKWTNADTANLTHLMDIVSVTYNAHTFFMNQHQFTVMGTMGRAIFTNDLQLYDEAVEAATVNAAGDQGGRNGSIKHQMRWMTANERTGAPLAPADYHVQAIEMGRDAGHSYANIAGLSTLAQTIYAQGTKVDPVTGARSTASNAVNVFNFLDDRLLAGTTYLLKYHLGYDVLWTPARANQSSSIVYFDTINPDGRGRIDPFHSVLYNYYKYIENRDMTGEKYKYLAYAYETRMPEVAFKDYPLFTLLYTPDAAKTVGLGNKITLGSITGLTATAAGANTIYLSWTGVPKALGYNIYRSTDSNGNFVKISSAPTAATLYRDTNLTPDTTYYYQVEVAGGSKSSAVAATTGGASGTASIRFKNAATGLYIDGMGRTESGSAAAQWSSSTSNNQRWIEEISGSYVRFKNVATGLYLDGMGRTANGSAAGQWSGSNSNRQQWAVSIDGNTVRLQNRETALYLDGIGRTTNGDDLGQWSGGGSANQRWQIVN; encoded by the coding sequence ATGGTATTTTTAAAATTGAGAAGTCGTTTTCCCAAGGTTCTCTCAAAAATGCTGTGCTTTGCATTGGTCTTGGCTAGCTTTGCCGCGCTTGTAAGCAACGAGACAGCGGAAGCGGCAGTTTCACCGCTGATTACTTCTTACAAGCCACAGGTGCAAAATGTGGATACAAATGTTTCCTATACCCATTCATCGGGGAATACGGTCTCGGGCGTCATTCATCATCCGGGCATTGCAGTGAGACAGATGGACTTAGACAACATGCGCGATCACGTAAGAGCGGGGGATGAGCCTTGGAATGCGGCGTTTCAAGCTTTTGCCGCCGACTCGCAATCCAGTAAATCGCCAAGAATCTATTATGAAGATAATTATATGTTCAAGCACTTTCAAGGACCTTGGGGGTTTACAAACCCTGAGACGGGAGTTTATTACAATAATCCCGCCGAATATGTAGGAATGCGGGCCAATACCGACTCTGAGACCGCTTTTATGCAGGCGATTATGTGGTATATTACCGGCGATGAAACGTATCGCGCCAATGCCATGAAAATCATCAGAAGTTATTCTTCCGCAGAGGATTGCGTTACCCATACGAACTTCCGTTTTGCAACAATGAGTTATCTTCTCTCGGCAGCAGCCGAAATCTTGCGTTATTCCGATACGCCTACGGCAAGTCTGAAATGGACGAATGCGGATACGGCGAATCTTACTCACCTCATGGACATCGTTTCCGTTACTTATAACGCGCATACCTTCTTTATGAATCAGCACCAGTTTACGGTGATGGGAACAATGGGTAGAGCGATCTTCACCAATGATCTTCAGCTTTACGATGAGGCGGTAGAAGCCGCGACAGTAAATGCCGCAGGCGATCAAGGGGGGAGAAACGGTTCCATTAAGCATCAGATGCGGTGGATGACGGCAAATGAGCGAACGGGAGCGCCGTTAGCCCCGGCGGACTACCATGTGCAGGCCATCGAAATGGGGCGCGATGCAGGACATTCTTACGCGAATATCGCCGGATTGTCAACATTGGCGCAGACCATCTACGCCCAAGGCACCAAGGTTGACCCGGTCACCGGAGCGAGGTCTACAGCCTCCAATGCGGTCAATGTGTTCAACTTCCTGGACGACCGGCTGCTTGCAGGAACCACTTATCTGCTTAAATATCACTTGGGTTATGATGTATTATGGACTCCCGCTCGGGCAAACCAAAGCAGTTCGATTGTATATTTTGATACGATTAACCCGGACGGAAGAGGCAGAATCGATCCTTTCCACAGTGTTTTGTATAATTATTACAAATATATTGAAAATCGGGATATGACCGGGGAGAAGTACAAATATTTGGCTTATGCCTATGAAACGAGAATGCCGGAGGTGGCGTTTAAGGATTACCCGCTTTTCACGTTGCTGTACACGCCCGATGCGGCCAAGACGGTCGGCCTGGGCAACAAGATCACGTTAGGATCGATAACAGGATTGACGGCAACGGCGGCGGGTGCGAATACGATCTACTTAAGCTGGACAGGTGTGCCGAAGGCGTTGGGGTATAATATCTACCGGTCCACAGATTCGAATGGGAATTTTGTTAAAATCAGCAGCGCCCCCACTGCAGCGACATTATATCGTGATACCAACTTAACCCCTGATACGACCTACTATTATCAGGTAGAAGTAGCCGGAGGATCGAAATCCTCCGCCGTAGCTGCAACTACTGGAGGAGCTTCGGGGACGGCTTCGATCAGATTCAAGAACGCCGCCACCGGCTTGTATATCGATGGGATGGGCCGCACGGAGAGCGGCTCCGCTGCCGCGCAATGGAGCTCCAGCACCAGCAATAATCAGCGGTGGATTGAGGAAATTAGCGGGAGCTATGTGCGATTTAAGAATGTCGCAACCGGACTATACCTGGATGGGATGGGCCGTACGGCGAACGGCTCCGCTGCCGGACAATGGAGCGGCAGCAACAGCAATAGACAGCAATGGGCGGTTTCGATCGACGGCAACACCGTACGGCTGCAAAATCGCGAAACGGCGTTATATTTGGACGGGATTGGCCGCACAACCAACGGCGATGATCTGGGCCAATGGAGTGGAGGCGGCAGCGCCAACCAAAGATGGCAGATTGTAAACTAA
- a CDS encoding extracellular solute-binding protein, with product MKHSKKSWLGFLSIILMVAFTAAGCSHASGAATKPPTSTDKQEDSHNSEKTEAPIVITWANGINPPENDNNDVQQQIEKKFNVKIKNIRLERSTWKEKFNVLLASGQIPDIFPVDGDMTDMATWADQGLIASISREEIEKLMPNYAKHLNAEDPEAWEVGLYNGKYWGIPKEWPLGNDGLLPGYNENWLKAIGYSEPPRTLDQLHDVLTKFVNDDPDGNGRKDTYGMTARGKLPVQMFTSIFSAYGVSPYLFINNDDGSGIVYGGITEQTRSALKTLNQWYKEGLIDPEFITADNLQINEKFVNRKIGYVDNMGWSGYYKESGYITRPALEKGIQVVAGTPLIGPAGKPYAFSYGSRQAPLMLGVHLEEDGKKRQKIQQILEWVSTDPEGWLLTTQGVEGVNYDMVDGKAVARTGTEAETNKTGAGSFYNPLAWVNQEFTAKYSTKQDALELEEKINRGYIPLRDVLQAAVLESKTQYWPHLQSMQDTYLIKAIIGEENTDSDFDTFKAQWLKSGGQALTDEVNQVYKERSAQN from the coding sequence ATGAAACACAGCAAGAAGAGTTGGTTGGGATTCTTGAGCATTATCCTGATGGTTGCGTTTACCGCAGCCGGATGCAGCCATGCAAGCGGAGCGGCAACGAAACCGCCGACTTCCACTGACAAGCAGGAAGACAGCCACAATTCGGAGAAAACGGAAGCGCCGATCGTGATCACCTGGGCGAACGGCATTAACCCTCCCGAGAATGACAACAACGATGTGCAACAACAAATCGAAAAAAAGTTCAACGTCAAAATCAAAAATATCAGACTGGAGCGTTCCACTTGGAAAGAAAAGTTCAACGTTCTGCTAGCTTCCGGCCAAATTCCTGACATTTTTCCGGTTGACGGGGACATGACGGATATGGCTACCTGGGCAGATCAAGGTCTTATTGCCTCCATCTCCAGGGAAGAAATTGAAAAACTCATGCCGAATTATGCTAAACATCTGAATGCCGAAGACCCTGAAGCATGGGAAGTCGGCCTCTACAACGGAAAGTACTGGGGGATTCCCAAAGAATGGCCGCTAGGCAATGACGGGCTTCTTCCCGGATACAATGAAAACTGGCTGAAGGCGATCGGTTACAGTGAGCCTCCTAGAACACTCGACCAGCTGCATGATGTGCTTACCAAATTCGTCAATGACGATCCTGACGGTAACGGCAGGAAAGATACATACGGCATGACGGCCCGCGGCAAACTGCCGGTTCAGATGTTCACCTCCATATTCTCGGCTTACGGCGTGTCGCCCTATTTATTTATAAACAATGATGACGGCAGCGGGATTGTGTACGGCGGGATAACGGAGCAAACAAGGTCCGCTCTCAAGACGCTAAATCAGTGGTACAAGGAGGGATTGATCGATCCAGAATTCATTACAGCGGATAATCTGCAGATTAACGAAAAGTTCGTGAACCGGAAGATCGGCTACGTGGATAACATGGGATGGAGCGGCTACTACAAGGAATCTGGGTATATTACAAGACCCGCGCTGGAAAAAGGGATTCAGGTCGTTGCCGGAACGCCGCTTATCGGACCGGCGGGCAAACCGTACGCATTCTCTTACGGTTCTCGTCAAGCCCCACTTATGCTGGGCGTCCATCTGGAGGAGGACGGCAAAAAACGGCAGAAGATACAGCAAATTCTCGAGTGGGTGTCGACCGACCCGGAAGGGTGGCTGCTGACCACACAGGGGGTAGAGGGCGTTAACTACGATATGGTAGACGGAAAAGCCGTCGCACGGACGGGTACGGAAGCGGAAACGAACAAAACAGGTGCGGGCAGCTTCTACAATCCGCTCGCCTGGGTAAATCAGGAGTTTACCGCCAAATACAGCACCAAGCAAGATGCGTTGGAATTAGAGGAGAAGATCAACCGAGGGTATATCCCGTTGAGAGACGTTTTGCAAGCAGCCGTTCTGGAATCCAAAACGCAATATTGGCCGCATCTTCAGAGCATGCAGGACACTTATCTGATCAAAGCGATCATCGGCGAAGAGAATACGGATTCCGATTTTGACACATTCAAGGCGCAATGGCTGAAATCAGGCGGCCAAGCTCTAACGGACGAAGTCAATCAGGTATACAAGGAGCGCAGCGCTCAAAATTAG
- a CDS encoding glycosyl hydrolase family 28 protein, translating to MTYESNRLITYVAPAGAVGNSDFTVRVRQGQGEWRQLFSYNVKVDMHDVRNASMVYFDCDGEVEVEVIKNEGEIRDAAIRPVAWGIDSVINENRVTFTMDGPRKLSLEVNGERFHNLHIFANPVEDGSPMQDDPGVLVIAPGKHQTEDLQRLITPEVSVIYFDAGIHVLDQPQFRLPSGMTVYVAGGAVVYGAFICDHVRDVTIRGRGIVYMSDFEKTTYYRAVEITFSEHVTVEGIIVIDPPHYTVLIGSSRHIAIRNIKSFSTRGWSDGIDMMASAHVDIDDVFLRTSDDCIAIYGSRWNYQGDTRDIIIRNSVLWADVAHPMNVGGHGNHEKGDIVENILFENIDVLEHHEPQPYYWGCMSINCGDNNTVRNVTYRNIRIEPFELGQLIDIRVLFNPKYNPCPGFRIENIYFDEITFNGTCDNPSCIAGFDESRYVKGVKFRNLRINHRHILSPASGNIRIGEFAHDIKFT from the coding sequence ATGACATATGAGTCGAATCGATTAATCACCTACGTCGCCCCCGCGGGAGCGGTAGGAAACTCGGATTTTACGGTGCGCGTCCGGCAGGGACAAGGGGAATGGCGGCAGCTGTTCAGCTATAACGTTAAGGTGGATATGCATGATGTGCGGAACGCCTCTATGGTCTATTTCGATTGCGACGGGGAGGTTGAAGTCGAAGTGATCAAGAATGAAGGAGAAATTCGCGACGCGGCGATCCGACCCGTTGCATGGGGGATTGACAGCGTTATTAACGAAAACCGGGTTACATTTACGATGGACGGACCTCGCAAATTATCGCTTGAAGTGAATGGGGAACGCTTTCACAATCTGCATATTTTCGCTAATCCGGTCGAAGATGGTTCGCCGATGCAGGACGATCCTGGCGTCCTGGTCATTGCTCCGGGCAAACATCAGACCGAAGACCTTCAACGTCTGATCACGCCGGAAGTATCGGTCATCTACTTCGATGCCGGCATACATGTTCTGGACCAGCCGCAATTCCGCTTGCCTTCCGGAATGACGGTCTACGTCGCCGGAGGAGCGGTCGTCTATGGGGCGTTCATCTGCGATCATGTAAGGGATGTGACGATCAGAGGCCGCGGGATCGTCTATATGTCCGACTTCGAGAAGACGACATATTACCGTGCTGTTGAAATCACATTCTCCGAGCATGTAACCGTTGAAGGAATCATTGTCATCGATCCGCCTCATTATACCGTTCTGATCGGGAGTTCCAGGCATATCGCGATCCGCAACATTAAATCGTTCAGTACCCGCGGGTGGTCGGACGGCATCGATATGATGGCAAGTGCTCATGTGGACATTGACGATGTGTTTCTGCGGACGTCCGACGATTGCATCGCAATCTATGGCAGCCGCTGGAACTATCAAGGGGACACAAGGGATATCATCATCCGTAATTCCGTCTTATGGGCGGACGTAGCCCATCCGATGAATGTCGGCGGACACGGCAATCACGAAAAAGGGGACATCGTCGAAAACATCCTCTTCGAAAATATCGATGTGCTGGAGCATCATGAGCCGCAGCCTTACTACTGGGGCTGTATGTCGATTAATTGTGGCGACAACAATACCGTTCGGAATGTGACCTATCGGAATATCCGGATCGAACCGTTCGAGCTCGGGCAACTGATCGACATCCGCGTGCTCTTTAATCCCAAATATAATCCATGTCCCGGCTTCCGGATAGAAAATATTTATTTCGACGAGATCACTTTCAACGGAACTTGCGATAACCCGTCCTGTATTGCAGGCTTCGATGAGTCCAGATACGTAAAGGGGGTGAAGTTCCGAAATTTGCGAATCAATCATCGGCATATCCTGAGTCCGGCTTCCGGAAATATTCGGATTGGCGAGTTCGCACATGACATCAAGTTTACGTAA
- a CDS encoding helix-turn-helix domain-containing protein, whose amino-acid sequence MLKKVLPFYRDTLFNRLILSYTALAVVLLGLAGGYMYTQANQMMVREIASDSQSRLISVKDYMEGSLLEKYEADHLNKVLSTIFARNHSNLNYLLKDSWEENLGRIIIFQKDLVMYKQVLDGVYNLTVYFRTGDYIVDSNSFYMKPDHSSDVDFINGLQNTVYNRWMHRTLSNDKQVMTYVVKLPYETSPEPQGYLFVDVDLDYLNQNTTEIYGSTDDRFYIFDATGNLLLQTAEAGSEEMRLLQHTIASGESVKEISDDEHGTVVVSYLDSSNSKNSWTYVMIRPVSSFVLASKQLKTNIFVGCSLVLLFGLVVSYMISKRFYIPMKRLIQHIRNLYHPAMSQNQANEYTIIGNTLHYMGRKIEVLETQAQKNEMINLVLGASLGLEHLDTLPRGCRYQLMHIRFIKGDSETFKEQFAALDHQVSYELVCLTAQEAAVIFITHASEGTDEEANLAELERAKQVLGDAFRYGAGMGVPVQSPEEIPISYRSAQQAYRYCFIFGREAMIAQSTISALKPKSHLLSLDIFQNALKAGEVGEVNRFIDEFMSVLKERNLQLESVELALLQFVSALYETVIELKMQELVSPSNLFDELRKETLEETVSSIRNLAERIAIHMRDSGNRGRTEVVYKLKTYINEHLQDDLSLNVLSEVASLGPAYVSTLFGEVMNESFTEYVTRTRLEKAADLLRADDKLSVKEIAALVGYRNHQYFHVKFKERFGVTPVQYRQTKLKSGLAE is encoded by the coding sequence TTGTTGAAAAAAGTGCTGCCTTTCTATAGAGATACCTTATTCAACCGTCTCATCTTGTCGTATACGGCATTGGCTGTCGTCCTGCTTGGTCTGGCAGGAGGTTACATGTATACCCAGGCCAATCAAATGATGGTGAGGGAAATCGCAAGTGACAGTCAAAGCCGGCTCATCAGTGTGAAGGATTATATGGAAGGTTCGTTGCTCGAGAAATATGAAGCCGATCATTTGAATAAAGTACTGTCGACCATCTTTGCGCGAAACCATTCGAACTTGAATTATTTATTGAAGGACAGTTGGGAAGAAAATCTCGGCCGTATTATTATTTTTCAAAAAGATCTTGTGATGTATAAACAAGTCCTTGATGGCGTATATAATTTGACGGTTTATTTTCGCACGGGCGACTACATCGTAGACAGCAATTCTTTCTATATGAAACCGGATCATTCCAGCGATGTCGACTTTATAAACGGCCTGCAAAATACCGTTTATAACCGCTGGATGCACCGGACGTTATCCAATGACAAGCAGGTGATGACGTATGTGGTCAAGCTCCCGTATGAGACATCGCCAGAACCGCAAGGCTATCTCTTCGTCGATGTCGATCTGGACTATCTGAATCAGAATACGACAGAAATTTATGGTTCCACCGATGATCGGTTCTATATTTTCGATGCAACTGGGAACCTGCTCTTGCAGACTGCCGAGGCCGGTTCGGAGGAAATGCGGCTGCTCCAGCATACCATTGCTTCCGGGGAATCCGTCAAAGAAATCAGTGACGATGAACACGGTACCGTTGTAGTGTCCTATCTCGACAGCTCGAATTCGAAGAACAGTTGGACCTATGTGATGATTCGTCCTGTGAGCTCGTTCGTACTCGCTTCCAAACAATTAAAGACAAATATATTTGTAGGCTGCAGCCTTGTGCTTTTGTTCGGACTGGTGGTCTCCTACATGATCTCCAAGCGTTTCTATATCCCGATGAAAAGGCTGATCCAACATATTCGTAATCTGTATCATCCGGCCATGTCCCAGAATCAGGCGAACGAATACACCATCATCGGCAACACGCTTCATTATATGGGCCGGAAAATCGAGGTTCTGGAAACGCAAGCTCAGAAGAACGAAATGATTAATCTGGTTTTGGGGGCTAGTCTCGGTCTGGAGCATTTGGATACCCTGCCAAGAGGGTGTCGCTATCAATTAATGCATATCCGCTTTATCAAAGGCGACAGTGAGACTTTCAAGGAACAATTCGCGGCACTCGACCATCAGGTGAGCTACGAACTGGTTTGCTTAACCGCGCAGGAAGCGGCCGTCATCTTCATTACACATGCAAGTGAAGGGACGGACGAAGAGGCCAATCTTGCGGAGCTGGAAAGAGCGAAACAGGTATTGGGCGACGCGTTTCGTTATGGTGCGGGTATGGGCGTGCCGGTGCAATCCCCCGAAGAGATTCCGATCTCCTATCGCTCGGCTCAGCAGGCTTATCGCTATTGCTTCATATTCGGACGGGAAGCGATGATCGCCCAATCGACGATTTCGGCTCTAAAGCCTAAATCCCATTTGCTTTCTCTTGATATTTTTCAAAATGCGCTTAAAGCCGGAGAAGTTGGAGAGGTGAATCGATTCATCGACGAGTTTATGTCGGTTCTGAAGGAACGGAACCTGCAGCTTGAATCTGTTGAATTAGCGCTGCTCCAATTCGTTTCCGCTTTGTATGAAACGGTGATTGAGTTAAAGATGCAGGAGCTCGTTTCCCCCTCGAATCTGTTCGATGAACTGAGGAAAGAGACGTTGGAGGAAACGGTCAGCTCGATTCGCAACCTGGCCGAACGGATCGCGATTCACATGCGGGATTCGGGCAATCGTGGGCGGACGGAAGTCGTTTATAAGCTGAAAACGTATATCAATGAGCATCTGCAAGACGATTTGTCGCTTAATGTGCTGTCCGAAGTGGCATCGCTTGGTCCTGCATATGTATCCACTTTATTCGGTGAAGTCATGAACGAATCGTTCACCGAATATGTGACCCGTACAAGACTGGAGAAAGCGGCCGATTTGCTGAGAGCGGACGACAAGCTGTCCGTCAAAGAAATTGCGGCACTTGTTGGTTACCGCAACCATCAATACTTTCATGTTAAGTTCAAAGAGCGTTTCGGCGTTACGCCGGTTCAGTATAGACAAACGAAACTGAAGTCCGGCTTAGCTGAATAG